The genomic interval CTGGACAATTTCCCGCTGCATGAAATTCCGATTAGGGGGCGCAGCGCACCTGTGCAGATACGTTGCGTCGACAAGGCCTCGAATATGGCGGATGTCGATTTGGATCTTGGCCGGCGCACCAAGCGGGAGCGCTCTTCGGCGGCGGAGTAAACGCCGCCGGTCAGCGATACTTCGCCGTTCGTTCCTCGGGCAGCGGCGTGTCGGCGCGGAGATCGGTCGCAAATCCAGCGCTGGGGCGGACATCCGGCAGGCGCAGATATGCCAAGAGCGCAAGCAACACAATGGCTGCGAGAAAGCCAAAGACGGCGCGGTAGGCATCTGTCGGCGAAGCGCCGGCCACTTGCGGAAACGCCCCCATGATCAGGCCTGACGCGGATTGCACAATCGCCGGACCGCCCATCAGGGCGATCGCGATCATGGCAATGCCGCGGCCGGCCAGGCGGTCGGGAAATAGCGCCCGCCCATGTCCGGCGATAACGATGTTATAGGCGCTGCAAAAGCTGATCAGGACGAACAGCGCCGTGGCCAAGGCGAGCGGTGGGCGGGGAATGAGCGCCAGCAACAGGAAGGAAATCAGCACCAACGCAGCGCTCCCGGCGACCAACCATTTGCGCGTATCCAGCCGCTCTTCCAATGGGCCATAGGCGATATTGCCGATGATCAAGGCGACCGCCATGATTAGCAAAATATTGCCGCTGGCGATCGTGTCGAGACCGTAGACATCGATCAAATAGGGACCGCCCCACAGACCGACAATGGCCGTCAGCACTGGGTAAGAAGCGAACGCCATGCCCATGACCGTCGGCAGGCGCGGCGTCTTCAAGACTTCAATAACTCCGGTAACACTCTCTTTCAGGCCCTCGGGCTTGATGATATCGGGTTCCCTGCCTAGCGGTGAATCGCGGACCAGCAGAAAAATCAGCAATGCGCCCAACGCGGTCACCGCGCCGGCGCCGTAGAACGCGTAGCGCCAACCAACGCTCTCGGCAATTAGGCCGAGCGGTGTGGTCGATAGCAGCACGCCGATACCGCCGATCGCGATCATCCGCCCCATCCAGGTGGCATAGCGCTCCGCCGGCACCCAGCGGCCGAACACGAACAACGCGCCGACCAGCACGCCGCTGACACCGAGGCCCATCATCAGGCGGCCGGCCAAAAGACTAGCGAATCCGCCAGCCAAGCCGTAAGTCACCGCGCCGGCGACGGCGAAGGTCAATATGACTGGCAGCGTCCGGCGCACGCCGAAACGGTCAAACAACATGCCAAGCGGGATCTGCGCCACCGCGAAGGATACGAAAAAGACTCCGGTCAGCC from Pseudomonadota bacterium carries:
- a CDS encoding MFS transporter, producing the protein MKSDNRQRQFATIVTVIGVAYAMSQFYRMSNGVIAKELSAEFSLSAEALGGLTGVFFVSFAVAQIPLGMLFDRFGVRRTLPVILTFAVAGAVTYGLAGGFASLLAGRLMMGLGVSGVLVGALFVFGRWVPAERYATWMGRMIAIGGIGVLLSTTPLGLIAESVGWRYAFYGAGAVTALGALLIFLLVRDSPLGREPDIIKPEGLKESVTGVIEVLKTPRLPTVMGMAFASYPVLTAIVGLWGGPYLIDVYGLDTIASGNILLIMAVALIIGNIAYGPLEERLDTRKWLVAGSAALVLISFLLLALIPRPPLALATALFVLISFCSAYNIVIAGHGRALFPDRLAGRGIAMIAIALMGGPAIVQSASGLIMGAFPQVAGASPTDAYRAVFGFLAAIVLLALLAYLRLPDVRPSAGFATDLRADTPLPEERTAKYR